In Platichthys flesus chromosome 6, fPlaFle2.1, whole genome shotgun sequence, the genomic stretch gtgggtgtgtgtgggtgtgtgggtgaagcTTCCTGGGTGTTGACATCATTGCATCACTTGTCTGCCCTCTGATGTAAATTCAATCCCTGTCACCGTCCGGCCAAAAGAGCAATGATGCATTAGACTGCAGTGCGTGCCAACCACTCCCTCATCAATCTCCGTGGCCTTTTCACAGCCTCAGACAGAATAAGGCGTGCCgatcattttaaatatgtttaattcatttAGCTTCGTTTGttgtcttgttgtgttgttgttcaggTTTAATTTCAACACTGACATTGAATCATTTCTGCTAAACCCGTTGAAAAGTTTGTTGTGAAAGTTTTTCATCAGACACGCGACAAAACTCTCCACCTTTCCCTCTCGGGGGGGGAGTCCCCCTTGGGTACAAGCAACATTAGCGTTTTAATGTTCGACAGTAAGCTGGCTCCGGTAAATGTCAACTGATGTGTTAGTCATTAAGCTGTGGTTGTGTAGCATTTTGGAAAGGTCATGTGTAGCCAGCGGGGGAAAAGCAGCCACTGATACTGGCTGTACTGCGGCTGAGAGTGGCATGAACACCACAACCAGCTGTTAGCATCACAGGGCGGGTCTGGATTGCCTCAGTGTCCCATGAGGCTTGATCATACTTCAGTCAATGAAAACACTGGAACTGGAAAACAACAATCTTTTCATTGATTGGTTTTCTTGCATTTTATTTACATACTCAACTAATGTACAAATTATGAGTTTAGAGTTAAATGAACTTTGCTAGAATATTTCAGCCCTGTGATGAACTCGGACCAGTCCAGGTTGTAGCCGCCTcccacccaatgtcagctgggactggATGGATGGTCGGATGGACGGACATTATAGCTCCACTTCAAGCAGCTATCACAGTGTTGTGTATATTTAAAATCATATAATTCATACTTTTCTGCAAAgcatttataaatatttcagtATACAATCCCTGATCTGTGCggaacatattttaaatgttggacTTATTTTTGTAGTGAAGTATTTTTATGGGACTGGTACTATTACTTTAAGGATCTGAAAATAATCCTTTTTACCACGCCTGTGATAGACTATGCATCTTTGTGTTAAATTTTTTTCTCTGGATCGGGGGGAGATTAAAACATGACAATTATATGGCTTTTTTTACCAATTTAGCTATAGAGAAACGTGATGTTAGGCTCCTAATTAGTTGTATTTGTCACAACCAAATCATCTATTCAAGAGATTCAAACAATTCAATACTCCTCAATATTCCTGTCAAATAACCGAAATAATTTCGGTGTAAAGTCTGGAGGTTTTATTGCAGCTTTATCTGAACTGCCCCGCTGTTGttgatctgtgtgtttgcactccCCGACCTCACTATTCATTATCttcagggccgaccctgcttttACGTGTGTGTGCCATTTGTTTATGAAGTGTTGTGGTTCCACGGCAGTGTCACCGGAATTGACAGATGTTGATTTACTGATAATCCTTGGCTTTGCTCTCGGTGTGGAACTCGGAGGGAGTGGTGGCACTGGCTCTTCGCCTCACACGTCCTTGAGTCAAAGCTGCTTGTTGCCCttgacactctctctctctctctttcttcccccctcctctctctctctctctctctctctctctcgccataTTTTAAAATCCTTTATACCCACAGTCCACTAACGGCTCACTGCAGATGTGATTTTATTCTGCTGACAGAGCACAGATGTGATTACAAACTGAGCATAATATCATTTTTCTCAAGGGAGCCCAGTGATTAAAATAGCTGATGCCTAAGGACACATTTTAGTCACGACTGGTCGAAACAACAATTATCTCAAACTCAATTTGACATGTATAAATGTTATTGAATCTTCAGCATGTTGCATCTCAATTATTACCAATTCCACCGAATTAGAATAAGAATGGAGAATTGCCCACGTACAGCATCTTTAATGtaggtttttattgtttggtgCATCACGTAGATTAGATTAGTGTTGTATTTACCATCATGCATAGATTTCAATCCAGTTAATTCATTTAACTTACAAACTCAATTTAATATGTGGTGGCAATTTCTGTGAATCAAGCACAAAGTCAAACCCTTCTTTCCCCCAGATTGAGACCCCAGGTGTGAGATCCCAACCATTTGTAAAGAGAAACCATAAAGTTAAGGCTTCAGAAGTCTCTGAGCAATAATCGTAAACCTGAAGTTGCCCTTTTGGAAAAACAATTTGGTTTGGTCAATCTTCCAAATACACGTCTGCTCATGCATATCAAGAGACTGTCCGATTAAATAAACACTGAATAAttatagaattaaaaaaatatatgaatatgactGAATATCAATATTAATGAGCGGGCTTATCAAAAAAAGAACcatctgtgtttacatgtgtataAATGCGGAACACTTGTCCTGCTGTTGCTTCTCTCATCTAATCCAATTATTGCTCGACTAAGATCTGCACTGTATCAGCACAGATATGAAAAACAGACCAGACAACCCACACTGCTTTGCTAAATTCCTGGTGACTCAGAGACCATCCACCTCTGTATcctcctttctgtttttttttttttttttatctttcagcTTCAGTTGCTATCAGTTCTCCAACATCCCTTTTACCCCAGCGTCCATTAGCACACTACAAGTATTTCCGCTCGGCTTGTCGTGAGTAGACAGCGGCTGAAGAGACGGTAAGGATGCTGAGGCCAAATGTGggagaaaaaacaggaaaaaggaCTGACGTCTGGGTCAAATGAAGGACTGaagcaaaaaaagaagaagtggagGACAGAAAAGGTGGGATCTGTAGAAGGGGGGCGGATGTGTAGAGAAAGCTCCTGGGAGCCGCCTTGCTCTGGCAGCCTAATTGAAGCTCTGTGTGGCAGGCGCCTCACAGCTGTCACTCCAATGAAGAGGCCATTTGCAGCATTTTGCAGGATGTGTGCTGAATTCTGATGATGTTACCTGGGGCCCAGGCCACAGACCTGGaacaccactgacacacacacacacacacacacacacacacacacacatccctgaCTCCTCCCCCGCTCTTCACTGATTACATGTAACAGGGTCAGAGCCATTCTGAACACGACCCGCGACCAAAACAGAACATGTGAATATGAATGATTGTGTTCTGAGGATTGTATAAATTTGTCAGCCGGTTTCATACATGTTAATGTGATATTAGAGTCCGCGGGAAGCGTTTTCACTTGCACAGGTTCTCCCTCGTTGGATAACATGAGAATATGTCTTCTAGCAGAGCACATAGCTGCAAGCACCCAGTGAATTATTCATCATGTATTTAAGCAGTCAGCTGTGGAAATATTTATACTAAAACTGAATAGAGaatgttttctaaatgattcaaaccatttactttttttaaacagatcCATGCACATGCTCATTAATAGGTCATTTGTTATGAGTATGATAAGTATGATACAGTTCAATCCCTGTTAAGGTTGGATCAGAACATACATGTATTGGCACAGTCTGATTGTGGCGTGTACATGTTTGAAAGATGGGCTTTTTAAGcatatctttttttctgtgtccAACAGAATATATCGCTAGTGAAACTACTGAAATTATAAGATGTTTAAGAAGTGAACCTTTTACCtctcaaatgtttaaaaagagtATTAACATCATTGTTTCCATTGATGACTGATGACTCTTCCTGGCTGCCCCGACCCTAATCATTAAGTCTCAGGCAGATCCAGTTCCATCAATGTTCGTCAGCCTCATTCTCCACCACTAATGAGACACCTAACCAGGGAGAGATATTGATCTATTGAGGGTTTTCCCATTAGAATATAAAGACGTGTACATAAACACTTTTAGCAAGTTtagcttttctttatttacattttattcacaatAGGCCAAAAAAGCACTCACAACTAGTcgattatttatttgctttaagCTCAGTCGTTCAGAAGCTGTAATTGTCCTGAAAGAAGCACGTGGGGCGTGGATTTCAGATTATTCAATGTGgtttaaaaaagtttatttatcttaagatgaaaaagaaacatttattccGAAAAGGGCATATTTTATAGACATGGCGTTTTCACATGGAAACAACAAAAAGCCCTTTTAAAATTCAAATCTTGCTGAGAATTAATGAGTTGACATCAGACCCTAAGGTGGCAACAAATACCCGGTGGGAGCCACAGGTGCTGCTCAgcatgtcatttaaaaaaatcattaatcAATCCTCATCAATCTGCTTATCCAGGCCGAGACAGATTCAACCCGTCTTTGCTTCCATTGTTTGTCACATGCAGCTTCCAGCAATAAATATAAGGCCTGATTATATTATTTCTTGATAATgtaaacaaagtaaaagtactcagaTTTTTTACTATAAAGCTTTACTTTAAGAAGCAGTACCACAGAGTAATAATACTCTAAACTCAGATTTGGACTAAACAACAAGTGCAGCGACAGCATCAAAATACACTCTAGGCAGCAAATGTGATAACATTTAGCAATTTGGTGTCAAATCTTGAGTTTTTCAGTTCATGGGAAAGGTCAAAGATACACAGATGTTTTAAGAAGAACTTACACCCTATGTGGGAGTCTTTAAATGGAATATGTACATATTACACACAGTTATACAcacatattatataataaaatacataatttaaacattttaaatgtttacaacCTGACTGTACGATATAAGTTCATGTATCTCAAAAATGAGCTTAAACCTATCTCGAGCACATAATTATTTTCCATCTCTGCAGCCTGTACATCAACTCTTGAATGTGAAACCCGATAGTGCGTTTGATACACAACCGAAATCTTTTCCTCATGGGTCTGAAAATGTTGCTATGGTTTTTGTTGTGGTTACAGGTGGATCGTCCACACCCAGACATCAGTGTGGTGTTTATTTCTCCTAACAAGGACACTGACATTTTCTGTTCGATGAAGGCCTCTAAGAAGACCAAATCTCTGAGTGGCCGTGCAGCTGCAGTGAAGGTAGGGGCTCTGACTGAGTGGAGGTATTTGTGTTAGAACGAGAGCCTGTGGGAAGATAATAGATAATGACTCTGTTTCACATTGTTTCTTTGACTCCGTGCTACCTGGCAACCACGACCACTGACAGTGTGCATTGTATATGCAAGGCTCATACTTCAAGGACTATTGACTAAGAGCTCTCTAGATATAAAGTGCGTACTGTGTGCATAGCAACGTAACAGCCTTTATATCccggagatgaagaggaggaacaggccacatagaaacacactgaGTGATGTGAGGTCAGAGCTACAACATTTTTTGGGATGAAAGCTTTAATTTTCTGTGAAAACAGGGCTGCTGTGTTTAATGTTACCATAGAACATTTGTCCTCCCACACGGTTATTGGAAATTTCTGAACAGTTTGCTTCTCGGACACATTGCTGTTTGCTTGGGTTGTTTCGGCTGTGTATCTAACCCTTGTGTTTACTTGAAATTGGCTCTACTTCTATCAATATgtcgttttttctttttagtattttcctttcatttgaCCTTATTAAATCCTAATATTTAGGAAAGTACTGACATGATAAACTTTACCTATTTCACAAAGGGAGATATCATGTAGATGAACCTTTTGTTTAGGTTCAATTAGAGAGAGGCAGTTGTCttgtggcagaaacttggactatgggcagagaaggtctctggttcgtctctggttcgactccacggagagacaacaaaagacgaacctggattgatctgtccaaaaatccaagagtctccctaccctgtctagtgcccctgagcaaggcaccttactcccccaacatctgctccccgagcgccgtacatggtcgctcactgctctgtgtgtcctgcaccagatgggtcaaaagcaaaGGTTagaatttccctacctgcatgagtgtgcctttgcatgtctgtgcatgtgtttgggactaattaatgcatcttaatcttaatcatcttAATCCTAAAGGCCAACCTCCACAAGTCTGAACCCGGAGAGACTAATATGGGATTTGAGCCGGATAGAGCAGCAAACTAAAAAGTgcaaatactttatttatagagcacatttttaaccaaaaatgtgtgtttacttcAAACAGAGGTCATGTGTCATTTATTGTGTGAACCCATATTAACAAGCaattttcattaaatatcagTATCAACATGGAAAAAGTTTTTGCTTGCTAGCTTTTGACACTGAGGACAttatttcctctgcagcctcagaaAGATGGATATCATCTCCCATCCCATGATGCCCTGGCACAGATCCTTCCTGGTTACCGGAGCCACGACAACGAAGCGAAGGCTGAGCTCCAAAATGCAAccccacagcagcagaggagagaagctACACAGGCCAACAAGCCCAAGATAAACCAAACATATCATGTGCATCATCCACATAGACGGTGAGACAAACCATGTGAGAAACAGCCTCTGCATACATGGACACAATCTACTTTAGTGAGTctcttttattaaatttgtCCCTGCTTCAGACCCCCACTGCATGATTTTGAGGGGGATCCCATCATGGCAGAGATCAACGACCTCCAAACTAAGGTGAATGGATATAATCAATACATAAACTGAATCAATCAGTGAGCCAATCCCCACTGTCAGGATTAATTAGTGAACAGGGAAATGGAGACCCTTGTGAGATAAGGCACTATACTGCCACAGTATACTGGGACACAAAATGGCAGCTCGTGGATCAGATTAACATTTCATAGAGGGACTGAGGGTAAAGTTGATGTGGTTTAAACATCTGCTGAAGTCTGAGACTGTTGTATTACATTTTCTCCTGTTGCTGTGAGCTTTTCTTCACAATCAATTCTTTACCACTGTCACCCTAAAGAATGGAACTGAAGAGTGGCCGGTACTGTAGCTTCACAGCGAGGAGGTTCCTTGTCCTAATCTCCGTTTGAGGGtatttgcatgttctccctgtgttcgTGTGGGTTTTTCATCGGGTACACCGtattcctcccacagtccaaacacatgcagattgtaGACAGTTTAATTAGAGACTTTAAATTGAtcgtgagtgtgaatggttgtttgtctttaagTATCGGCCCTGTGGTTCGCTGGCGACGTGTCAGGGTTGTGACAAGCCTCTTGCCCaatatcagctgggattggctccagctccctcctAGACCCTAGAGGATAAGtggtatggatggatggacaaacaaTACTGTTTAGATCTGAGGAATTGAATGAGATTGGGTTCTAACTGCATACATTTGTGCATACCACTGCATGTGCATGATGGTATTGATAACAGATTCCAATATTTAAACTTCATTCTTCAGTGCAGCTTCAGTTTGCTGCTCTTGGAGAGCAGTGGGAGTGTTCACCGGCAGAAGCACAGACActcctttctttatttttgacaCAGACTCATCACAGGGAGCCGTCTATCCCATCATGCCTGTGGGGGACACCCCTCGGTCTAACAGAGACACCATCTCATCTACAGTCATGATTGTCACCTCCCGCCTGCCCTTTCAATGAGATGCTCGATTTCACCATTGTGTCCCACGGGAGTAACAACCGCACCATCCTTAGATTGGAATCCCCTGATATATACCCCTACACCCCCCACATGCCCAACGTCATGCCGCTGCAGGACCCTGCTCTCAATTCAATTCTGTCTATTCAACTGGATGGAGAAGAATGTGAACAATGCTGACACACAACAGGCACACACCTTAAAGCAAAGCCTTGATAACCGTGTGGTCTCTAAAAGACCAAAACAGCTCTGGCTAAAAAGTAATAATTTAGTAATAgtatcattttttatatttataatataatgttCAGAGCAAAATCGAAGCCACTCCCAGACTGTGTACAAAAGTTTTTTTCaatacaacagaaaaaatagGATCCAACGGTACTCGTTTAtggtacaaaaaaaacaaaaagttattaaaaagaGATATTCAAAGGGGAAATGGTATAACATGGTCTGCCCtgtcatattttatattgttttaactttgtaaagcactttttaaatttgttttgaaaagcgttttataaataaaggttcaatatttatgtattatattattattattattagagcGTGAAGATTCAATTGAATATTTGTTTCTTAATGAAGGGTAGCTTCAttttacatacatatacactATATGAGCATTTCTCACTGAGCCTTTTCAGTCAATACAATTTATGTATCATGCAAagctttagttattttttataattctctTTATTACATTTTGCCACATAGTGCAGTTAAATAATCTCACTTTGTGCATATACATTCCCTCCCACTCTCTTGACATTTCCTGCTACAGTTCAGCAAATGGGTTTATGCAAAATCCTCAGTTAAAGCTCCTGTGACCAAACTCCTTCTCCACAGGAGAGGGTGTTATTGTCCCTCTGGATTTGAGGAGCTGCTGAACACATTGTAACTCACCCTCAGACAATTGATTAACACTTCATGGATTAGTTATCTTTCTTTTTGGCTCAGATATGTCCCATTTGTAAATTATCATGTTATGTGCTTGTCCGAAACCAGAAGAAATCAAATCTTTATTGAGACCATGACTCGACTACATCCTCCTCGATTTAAAGATGGAGCTGAAGAGACATCTAGAGGTGGAGATCTTGTAGAACAACGAAACCAAACTGTGTTTACAGTCAGGCATGGGCCCTGTTTGATTCTTGAAATTTGTAGAAACAAAATAGACAAGGTTTGTTTATAAATGACCTTGGAGGGAAGCTGAAGCTAATTTGCCTGAAAGGGTAATTCTAAACAAGGCAGGAGATTAATTTACAATGTAACAAGTATCCAGCCCTTagtgtgagactgaccagcaACACTTCTCCATCAGGAGTTGGAGAACTATCGCTCGGCTGTGAGTCGGATGGCAGAAGACATCATAGCATTGAGGACACAGGTGGTGGCGTTGGAGACAGAAAACAGTCGGCTCCGCACCGATCTGTCTCTGCACCAGGACCTTGGCCGAGATCTGCTGGATGACGCAGACATCGCCGTCATGACCAAAGCTGAGATTGCTGACCGTATAGGTGAGCCACAACAGAACATGTAGGTAATTACTCAACCATTTATTTTCCAACTATTACTATTCCATGCAAAATAAATGACACgtaaaaagaagtaaaaatacCCGTAAAAAAGTTGGACAGTTTTCTTCCCAGCCAGCAGTTGCTAAAGCTTCCCTCTGTGTTGTTATggttttaaagacattttgtgGCACATGAAGTAATGGTGTGGAGGCTGGCCCACTTTGTGTTTGCTAATCCTTGTGAGTGTCTCTGCCCATGCAGACTGTGCCATTTTGTGATAAGGCAGCTCAGTTAGGCCACAGACCCTGATAAGCTCCGCGGGTATACATCCCTTATCTCCTGAAGGACATTTTGTGACCCTCGGTGAAAACGACGCTCCTGAAGGTTTCTCTGCTGGCATCCGAGCAGAGGGCCAACATTTAAGTCCATTCAAGACACAAAATCCTTTATATTTCAAAGGACTTATCAATCTGTATTTTGATGGTTTATCGTTCAAATGTCCAAGCCTCGAACTGAACATGTTTATCATTCAAAATATGAAATAGTTCCACTGTATATACATCTTACGTTAACTCTCATCTTAGATTTGATTCATTGACAACGTACTTTTCTCAAGTTAACACAATTCCAAAAACCAGTTCATTGAATGGGCACAAATCAGACGTAAGTGTATCTTCACACAGATTCATGCTTCAGAGTACGATTTGTCCTGCTATTCTTTTCAAAGCTTCTCTCAAATTCAAGCTGGCAAGTGAGACCAGTAAAGGGGCGACGCAGAGAGACAGAATCCAACAGCTACAGGATGAGCTGATCAAGGTTAGAACAACAAACACTCATAATAAAAGTTCAATTCAAACAGTTTGGTTTGATTCTTTTGAACTGTTTATGAAGTTTCCTACTTTACCTTATTTCCATATGTGTTGTGCAGAAGAAcgacagagagaaggagctgaTAAAACTCACCAGAGGtcaccagctccagcagcaccagcaccaccagcagcaccagcaccagcaacaGGAGGATCTGCAGCATCAGAGTTACGCAGCAAAGATGGCCACTTTGGAGACAACAgtgaaaaaacaggaaaaggtgAATAGTGAGCAACACTGTCTCTTCTGCAATGATTGATACTTACACGTTGTTTTTCAATGGGGAACACTTCTGTCTGgattaagtttttatttgtgcTATCCCAATTTTCCAGGTCATTGAGAAGATGGAGAATAAATGCAGAGAGAAGAACAGACCAAGTATTGACAAGGGGCTGGTGATTGAAAAGCATAGAGGTGAGTGCAAAGGTTAAAATACACTCACAGAGCACATCAGTAGAAACACCACATGAATACTGGGTAGTGCCTCCCCTTGCAAACAACCTGAGTCGGTCGTGTTATCTGGAATCTGCTCCATCTCATCAGGACTGAATGAATGTTCTGCTGGACACAGGTCTGGTGACTGAAGTTCACCAAACACATTGTCATGCTCATGCTTCTTCTACTTTTTGACGTGGAGCAATATCATACTGTGGCCGTAAAGGATGCATATAGTTAACGGCAATATTCAAGGAGGCTGTGACATACAAACAAGGATTCATCGGTATTCAGGGTGCCATCAGACATACCATTACTCCATCACCACCACTTTGGACACAAGGCAGTGTTGGTGTTTATCTCGGCTGGTTCAATCGGTGTGCCTCAGCAGAGATTCAGATTCATTAGACCAGGCTTTTCTGGTCTCTAATCTTGATCGTTTGTTGATTCAGACCATTCGCCTCAAAGTGGATATGTTTATATTCTTTGATGCTTTTCTTTtcaatactgctgtaaataatGGTAATCTGAGCTACTACAGTTGTTCTGTCAGCtccaaacattgtttttttggcCGGTCCtgcagcaggattatgcaaaaactaatCCAGGGTTAAACTTAAAGGTTAAGGTTTGGGCCAAGGAAGAACTCTTTAACCTTTGACACAGATCCGGATAACAGATCAGAGCCAGgactcttttttaaataattttcttcAACATATATATTGAAGAAAATATTTCATGGATCACGATGAAAACAATAACCAGTcatgtttaggagactgatatttatgagtgtgtgcaatttggtgcagatccaaataaaaactggATATAgtgaatttatatatatttgatttcattgggggactgttgggccttggtggagctttcaatgtttttttacacCATTCAGAGAAAACGCATGATTGGCCGAAGTGGATAATTGATTTACAGTTGGTGTATATTCACACTTGTCACATCTCTGTAGGTTCGACTGACTGCAGATCAGAAGACGTGCAGTCAGTCCTGGCAGCTGAAAACTCTTGTCTACATGAAGAGCTGGACAGGATTCACAAGCAGCCCTTCCCCGTCATTACAGCACAGGTACAACCACGGAGTCAGAGTTCAAATACAAGACTGACTTCAGCCCAGCATAAACTCTCCATGTCCACTAGAATGTGACAATATCTTAATTTTGTCTCATATCTTATATGTATATCATGTATCCCTCAGACAAAAGAGGTACTATCACTCAAGGAGAGACTGAGTTTACTTAATAAACTGGAGATTGCCGATGCAAGAGTCCAAACACTGGAGGCTCAGGTGAGATACTTTGGAACTAAATTACACGTTTTCATTAATGGTTTATTGCGTTTTTCACCTTTTGTTTGCATCTgtcacagctggaggagaactCTAAAGTGTgggggaaacagaaacaggaaatgttGACTAAGCTAAATgagcacaggcacggcttcatCGGAACATCATCCTCCACAATCCTTCATAATGTGTCTTCAGTCCGTTGAGTGTAGATCCGCCTCCATTTTACCCGTTGTGCTGCATTTTAAAAGGTATTTAACATGGAATTATTTCCCCCAATGTTTTCTACTGCTTACAGATGAATGTATCAGATTCTTACATcagcaaaacacacaggaaTTTGAAAAGTAAATTAAACATTGGGTGAAGGAATGGGAtaagaaatttaaataataatcaaattaacaataaattatatttataataaatacgGTTTATCAACtattttcttcatttgtgaTTGTTTGGGGCATTTACACCTGAAATAAAAGTACATGTCAGTACATTGTACTGAAATTCACAGACTACACATTTCAATCATTACTAAGTAATGTAAGTATAATACATAAAATTGCTTTATTCACCAGTTCAAATGACTGAGGTAATTCATACATGGAAATTTATGCTGTTTTCTTTCCTAATG encodes the following:
- the ccdc33 gene encoding coiled-coil domain-containing protein 33, with product MDMTQAASAVLKCSTDPEEEEEGAFTHPAGKSTTPSSPLCMSSFQTPCAIVDRPHPDISVVFISPNKDTDIFCSMKASKKTKSLSGRAAAVKPQKDGYHLPSHDALAQILPGYRSHDNEAKAELQNATPQQQRREATQANKPKINQTYHVHHPHRRPPLHDFEGDPIMAEINDLQTKELENYRSAVSRMAEDIIALRTQVVALETENSRLRTDLSLHQDLGRDLLDDADIAVMTKAEIADRIASLKFKLASETSKGATQRDRIQQLQDELIKKNDREKELIKLTRGHQLQQHQHHQQHQHQQQEDLQHQSYAAKMATLETTVKKQEKVIEKMENKCREKNRPSIDKGLVIEKHRGSTDCRSEDVQSVLAAENSCLHEELDRIHKQPFPVITAQTKEVLSLKERLSLLNKLEIADARVQTLEAQLEENSKVWGKQKQEMLTKLNEHRHGFIGTSSSTILHNVSSVR